A single region of the Hemitrygon akajei unplaced genomic scaffold, sHemAka1.3 Scf000095, whole genome shotgun sequence genome encodes:
- the LOC140722964 gene encoding uncharacterized protein — protein sequence MAHQRVQTGVRPFTCSDCGMRFTRSSTLQRHQKVHTGEKPFTCSVCGKGFTESSKLKVHQRVHTGEKPFTCSVCGKGFTESSKLKVHQRVHTGEKPFTCSVCGKGFTESSKLKVHQRVHTGEKPFTCSVCGKGFTESSKLKVHQRVHTGEKPFTCSVCGKKFTLSSSLQRHQSVHTGEKPFTCSVCGKGFTESSKLKVHQRVHTGEKPFTCSVCGKGFTESSKLKVHQRVHTGEKPFTCSVCGKKFTLSSSLQRHQSVHTGEKPFTCSVCGKGFTWSSHLQIHQRVHTGERPFTCSVFCGKGFTESSKLKVHQRVHTGEKTFICSDCGKGFTRSFDLMAHQRVHTGERPFTCSVCGKGFTESSKLKVHQRVHTGEKPFTCSVCGKKFTLSSSLQRHQSVHTGEKPFTCSKPFTCSVCGKGFTQSSNLLSHQSVHTGEKPFTCSVCGKGFTESSKLKVHQRVHTGEKPFTCSVCGKGFTYSSSLQGHQSVHTGEKPFTCSVCGKKFILSSSLQRHQSVHTGEKPFTCSVCGNGFTESSKLKVHQRVHTGEKPFTCSFCGKGFTQSSNLLTHQRVHTGEKPFTCSECGKGFTQPSNLLRHQRVHTGEKPFTCSECGKGFTQSSSLQKHQRVHTGEKPFTCSVCGKGFTSSSNLQKHQRVHTGEKPFTCSVCGKGFTSSSNLLSHQSVHTEEKPFTCSVCGKGFTRSSTLQKHQSVHTF from the exons atggcacaccagcgagttcagacCGGGGtgcggccgttcacttgctcggactgtgggatgagattcactcggtcatccaccctacagagacaccagaaagttcacactggggagaagccgttcacctgctcagtctgtgggaagggattcactgaatcatctaaactgaaggtacatcagcgagttcacactggggagaaaccgttcacctgctcagtctgtgggaagggattcactgaatcatctaaactgaaggtacatcagcgagttcacactggggagaaaccgttcacctgctcagtctgtgggaagggattcactgaatcatctaaactgaaggtacatcagcgagttcacactggggagaaaccgttcacctgctcagtctgtgggaagggattcactgaatcatctaaactgaaggtacatcagcgagttcacactggggagaaaccgttcacctgctcagtctgtgggaagaaattcactttgtcatccagcctgcagagacatcagtcagttcacactggggagaaaccgttcacctgctcagtctgtgggaagggattcactgaatcatctaaactgaaggtacatcagcgagttcacactggggagaaaccgttcacctgctcagtctgtgggaagggattcactgaatcatctaaactgaaggtacatcagcgagttcacactggggagaaaccgttcacctgctcagtctgtgggaagaaattcactttgtcatccagcctgcagagacatcagtcagttcacactggggagaaaccgttcacctgctcagtctgtgggaagggattcacttggtcatcccacctacagatacatcagcgagttcacactggagagaggccgttcacctgctctgtct tctgtgggaagggattcactgaatcatctaaactgaaggtacatcagcgagttcacactggggagaagacgttcatctgctcagactgtgggaagggattcactcggtcatttgacctaatggctcaccagcgagttcacaccggggagcgtccgttcacctgctcagtctgtgggaagggattcactgaatcatctaaactgaaggtacatcagcgagttcacactggggagaaaccgttcacctgctcagtctgtgggaagaaattcactttgtcatccagcctgcagagacatcagtcagttcacaccggggagaaaccgttcacctgctca aaaccgttcacctgctcagtgtgtgggaagggattcactcagtcatccaacctgctgagtcatcagtcagttcacactggggagaagccgttcacctgctcagtctgtgggaagggattcactgaatcatctaaactgaaggtacatcagcgagttcacactggggagaaaccattcacctgctcagtctgtgggaagggattcacttactcatccagcctgcagggacatcagtcagttcacactggggagaaaccgttcacctgctcagtgtgtgggaagaaattcattttgtcatccagcctgcagagacatcagtcagttcacaccggggagaaaccgttcacctgctcagtgtgtgggaatggattcactgaatcatctaaactgaaggtacatcagcgagttcacactggggagaaaccattcacctgctcattctgtgggaagggattcactcagtcatctaacctactgacacaccagcgagttcacactggggagaagccattcacctgctcagaatgtgggaagggattcactcagccatctaacctactgagacaccagcgagttcacactggggagaagcctttcacctgctcagaatgtgggaagggattcactcagtcatccagcctgcagaaacatcagcgagttcacactggggagaaaccgttcacctgctcagtctgtggaaagggattcacttcgtcatccaacctgcagaaacatcagcgagttcacactggggagaaaccgttcacctgctcagtctgtggaaagggattcacttcgtcatccaacctgctgagtcatcagtcagttcacactgaggagaaaccgttcacctgctcagtctgtggaaagggattcactcggtcctccaccctacagaaacaccagtcagttcacacattTTGa